The following are encoded in a window of Manihot esculenta cultivar AM560-2 chromosome 8, M.esculenta_v8, whole genome shotgun sequence genomic DNA:
- the LOC110620789 gene encoding acetyl-coenzyme A carboxylase carboxyl transferase subunit alpha, chloroplastic produces the protein MSSVSHSPAALTGTSASDLLRSSSNGVSGIPLSTLGKARFSSKTRDFSVIAKIRKVKKHEYPWPDNPDPNVKGGVLTHLSPLKPLKDKPKPVTLDFEKPLVDLEKKIIDVQKMANETGLDFTDQIKSLENKYKQALKDLYKHLTPIQRVNIARHPNRPTFLDHVFSITDKFVELHGDRAGYDDPAIVTGIGTIDGRRYMFMGHQKGRNTKENIMRNFGMPTPHGYRKALRMMYYADHHGFPIITFIDTPGAFADLKSEELGQGEAIAHNLRTMFGLKVPIVSIVIGEGGSGGALAIGCANKLLMLENAVFYVASPEACAAILWKTAKASPKAAEKLKITATELCKLQIADGVIPEPLGGAHADPSWTSQQIKNAINETMDELRKMDTQELLKHRMLKFRKIGGFQEGIPIDPKRKINMKKKEGPVAGKTPVPGLKDEVEKLKRQISKAKKSSRKSSELALNKMIAKLKREVDFEFAEAVKAMGYKERFEILREEFLKEKSEDQLVHPVLMDKIEKLKNEFTQNLSAAPNFASLKYKLDMLEELSKAKNISEKNIKGVKLKQDINKKLKEVMDRPDMKEKIEALEAEVQKVGASNEGELDEETKERIVKMRKEIKMEVANVLKSMGLDVEIVSSKAKELGEQTPFLDFKSKVESLKEQTNKKIEDLINSSDLKNMIELLKLEIAKAGKKPDVATKNKIESLEQQIKQRLSAAINSSELKEKHEELKVEISEAVEFFEGSDASLKNDDSKEGSSKHHGSRVEINMGANQSFA, from the exons ATGTCTTCTGTATCTCATTCTCCAGCTGCACTCACTGGAACTTCAGCTTCGGATCTTCTTCGGAGCTCCAGTAATGGAGTTAGTGGCATCCCTTTGAGTACCCTGGGGAAAGCAAGATTCAGCTCAAAAACGAGGGATTTTTCAGTGATTGCCAAGATTAGGAAAGTGAAGAAGCATGAATATCCTTGGCCTGACAATCCAGATCCAAATGTGAAGGGCGGAGTCCTCACTCATCTTTCACCTTTGAAGCCTTTAAAAGACAAGCCAAAACCTGTTACTTTGGATTTTGAGAAACCACTTGTTGATTTAGAGAAGAAGATAATTGAT GTCCAGAAGATGGCAAATGAAACTGGCTTAGACTTCACTGATCAGATTAAAtcactagaaaataaatataaacag GCCCTAAAGGATTTGTATAAACATTTGACCCCTATACAACGTGTGAATATAGCACGACACCCAAACAGGCCGACTTTCCTTGACCATGTATTCAGTATTACTGACAAG TTTGTGGAGCTTCATGGAGATCGAGCAGGATATGATGATCCTGCTATTGTTACTGGTATTGGAACCATAGATGGTAGAAGATACATGTTCATGGGACACCAGAAAGGTAGAAACACGAAAGAGAACATTATGCGAAATTTTGGGATGCCTACACCCCATGG CTATCGAAAGGCCCTACGGATGATGTATTATGCAGACCATCATGGGTTTCCTATAATTACTTTTATTGATACACCTGGGGCATTTGCGGACCTTAAATCTGAAGAATTAGGCCAG GGTGAAGCTATTGCCCATAATTTGAGAACAATGTTTGGTCTAAAGGTACCAATTGTTTCTATAGTTATTGGGGAAGGTGGCTCTGGCGGTGCTCTGGCTATCGGCTGTGCTAATAAATTGTTGATGCTTGAAAATGCAGTTTTCTATGTTGCCAG TCCTGAAGCATGTGCTGCGATTTTATGGAAGACTGCTAAAGCTTCGCCTAAG GCTGCTGAAAAGTTGAAGATTACTGCTACTGAGTTGTGCAAGTTGCAAATTGCAGATGGTGTCATCCCT GAGCCACTTGGTGGTGCACATGCAGATCCATCATGGACATCACAACAGATAAAGAATGCAATTAATGAAACTATGGAT GAGCTCAGGAAGATGGACACACAAGAGCTACTAAAACATCGAATGCTTAAGTTCCGAAAAATAGGTGGGTTTCAAGAGGGAATCCCAATTGATCCTAAAAGAAAGATCaacatgaaaaagaaagaaggaccTGTTGCAGGAAAGACTCCAGTGCCAGGGTTGAAGGATGAGGTTGAAAAGCTGAAACGGCAAATTTCAAAAGCCAAGAAATCATCCAGAAAGTCTTCAGAGTTAGCTTTGAATAAGATGATTGCAAAGCTGAAAAGGGAGGTTGATTTTGAATTTGCTGAAGCTGTTAAAGCCATGGGGTATAAGGAAAGGTTTGAGATCTTGAGGgaagagtttttgaaagaaaaatcaGAGGACCAACTTGTGCACCCTGTCCTAATGGACAAGATTGAAAAACTTAAGAATGAATTTACTCAGAACCTGTCAGCAGCTCCTAATTTTGCAAGTCTAAAGTATAAACTTGATATGTTGGAGGAGCTTTCTAAAGCCAAGAACATCTCAGAAAAGAACATCAAAGGTGTGAAATTGAAGCAGGATATTAATAAGAAACTTAAAGAAGTTATGGATCGGCCTGATATGAAGGAGAAGATAGAAGCATTAGAGGCTGAAGTCCAAAAGGTAGGAGCTTCTAATGAAGGCGAATTAGATGAAGAGACAAAGGAGAGAATTGTCAAGATGAGGAAAGAGATAAAGATGGAAGTGGCAAATGTTCTCAAGTCCATGGGTTTGGATGTTGAGATTGTGAGTTCAAAAGCAAAAGAACTTGGTGAGCAGACTCCATTCCTAGACTTCAAGTCTAAGGTGGAAAGTTTGAAGGAACAAACTAACAAGAAAATTGAAGATCTAATAAATTCATCAGATCTTAAAAACATGATTGAGTTGCTGAAGCTTGAGATAGCAAAGGCAGGAAAGAAACCTGATGTGgccacaaaaaataaaattgagtcTTTAGAACAACAAATAAAGCAAAGGCTCTCTGCAGCTATTAACTCATCGGAGTTGAAGGAGAAGCATGAAGAACTGAAGGTAGAGATATCAGAAGCCGTAGAATTTTTTGAAGGATCAGATGCAAGTCTGAAAAATGATGACTCAAAGGAGGGGAGTTCCAAACACCATGGATCAAGAGTAGAAATTAATATGGGTGCAAACCAAAGCTTTGCTTAG